From a single Stomoxys calcitrans chromosome 4, idStoCalc2.1, whole genome shotgun sequence genomic region:
- the LOC106085282 gene encoding gastrula zinc finger protein XlCGF53.1 isoform X2, translated as MAGPNTCSLCMRSCNSSLRLYDRNGHFNDVYNITIKFFKPEDLGVQHKHTNRIAVLCTECWRQISGFHSFQNTVRLLKANVCNVTEKENDANTVSAMGSLKGVKVEDSLVVCNGREKENDVFKNVKVEDAVETITIDDDIADVIEVSKESKSHEISLYQDFNNSEKSLKETFKVEKAPSTNLSSGQIIVTDCEIKFSTNTNHMNASRNVDHSDYEYTDNNQLEQADEIFVADESENGDQDSISSADSLYKPFPGQRKAKRSSKRNSQEPDFVIAKWMPMLDCYVCQAQFPIFSDLKCHIEVKHPANEVYVTCCNRRFKFRCLLEEHAIMHLYPRGFECSQCKNSFRSRSSLAHHKQNIHKGKTSKCQFCSQTFAGRSSLYSHLKQRHAEDYAKRKRRKS; from the exons ATGGCGGGACCCAATACATGCAGTCTTTGTATGCGTTCCTGCAACAGTAGCTTGCGCTTGTATGATAGAAATGGTCATTTCAATGATGTATacaatattacaataaaatttttcaaaccaGAG GATTTAGGAGTGCAACATAAACATACAAATCGAATTGCTGTTTTGTGTACAGAATGTTGGCGCCAAATATCCGGTTTTCACAGCTTTCAAAATACAGTTCGGCTATTGAAGGCAAACGTTTGCAATGTGACAGAGAAAGAAAATGATGCAAACACAGTTTCTGCAATGGGTAGTCttaaaggagtaaaggtagaaGATTCGTTGGTCGTTTGTAATGgcagagaaaaagaaaatgatGTGTTCAAAAATGTAAAGGTGGAAGATGCTGTGGAAACTATTACCATAGATGATGACATAGCCGATGTCATTGAAGTATCCAAAGAATCAAAATCTCATGAAATATCCTTATATCAAGATTTCAATAACAGTGAGAAATCCCTTAAGGAAACGTTCAAAGTTGAAAAGGCACCATCTACAAATTTAAGCTCAGGACAAATAATTGTTACAGactgtgaaataaaattttcaacaaacacAAATCACATGAATGCCTCCAGAAATGTAGACCACAGTGATTACGAGTACACGGATAACAATCAACTTGAGCAGGCTGATGAAATTTTCGTTGCAGATGAGTCGGAGAATGGTGATCAAGATTCCATATCAAGTGCAGACAGCTTATATAAACCATTTCCAGGGCAGAGAAAGGCTAAACGATCGTCTAAAAGAAATAGTCAAGAACCTGATTTTGTCATAGCCAAGTGGATGCCCATGTTGGACTGCTACGTTTGTCAGGCACAGTTTCCAATTTTCTCAGATCTCAAGTGTCATATAGAAGTTAAACATCCCGCCAACGAGGTATATGTAACTTGTTGCAATCGCAGGTTCAAATTTCGTTGTCTGCTTGAGGAACATGCAATTATGCATTTATATCCCAGAGGCTTTGAGTGCAGCCAATGTAAAAACTCTTTCAGATCAAGATCCAGCCTAGCACACCATAAGCAAAATATACACAAAGGTAAAACGTCTAAATGCCAATTTTGCTCACAGACATTTGCTGGCCGTTCCTCACTGTATAGCCATTTGAAGCAACGTCATGCTGAGGACTATGCCAAAAGAAAACGCAGGAAGTCCTAA
- the LOC131993974 gene encoding transcription factor grauzone-like gives MPGCHACRLCRSSCIDSLRLYNASGSCNEIYNITKKFFHIKYLDHGPKDSTAVLCMECWRNISDFNSFQQTVTILHDNLVNDEVQTVNEPNISRVQEPADGIEIPDALDEFMEETDRLEVPSTAGFGSGQLIVTDSGIQFLSQTAPATDIIPVVSGGLQYVENAEAQVQQAIVIDDEPSGSDEDVFVVNELDQWEHQSVNSISSTEDSNDQLTVLRKRSRTSENPSPALTSQYSKSMAEGNAILAEWRPFLDCYVCRKKFPDFAAIKQHFKMEHYSNDFFIECCGRKIKYRFRLVEHALIHVNPKAFQCQYCQKCLANKNSLLSHKHFLHFDQLTDDEKKQISSVHISICPVCGKSFTYRTGLHAHMRSIHFEEYYKRKASTSITNVP, from the exons ATGCCGGGATGCCATGCGTGTCGATTATGCAGGAGTAGTTGCATCGACAGCCTACGCCTATACAACGCCAGTGGCAGTTGCAATGAGATTTATaacatcacaaaaaaatttttccacatCAAG TATCTGGACCATGGACCCAAAGATTCGACGGCAGTTTTGTGCATGGAGTGTTGGCGCAATATATCCGATTTCAACAGTTTCCAACAGACGGTGACTATTTTACACGATAACCTTGTCAATGACGAGGTGCAAACTGTGAATGAGCCAAATATTTCGCGAGTCCAGGAGCCAGCGGATGGAATTGAAATACCTGATGCTTTGGATGAATTTATGGAAGAAACAGACCGACTTGAAGTACCTTCTACGGCTGGTTTTGGCTCGGGACAACTTATTGTTACAGATAGTGGGATACAATTTTTAAGTCAAACCGCACCTGCCACAGATATTATTCCGGTGGTATCCGGAGGTTTACAGTATGTTGAAAATGCAGAGGCTCAGGTGCAGCAAGCAATTGTGATAGATGACGAACCCAGCGGCAGTGACGAAGATGTCTTCGTTGTTAATGAACTGGACCAGTGGGAGCATCAGTCAGTTAATTCCATATCAAGTACAGAAGATTCAAATGATCAATTGACTGTATTAAGAAAACGATCCCGAACTTCAGAAAACCCCTCACCAGCTTTAACCTCACAATACTCAAAGTCAATGGCTGAAGGTAATGCCATTTTAGCTGAGTGGAGACCTTTCTTAGATTGCTATGTCTGCCGGAAAAAATTCCCAGATTTCGCCGCCATTAAACAGCATTTCAAAATGGAACATTACTCCAATGACTTCTTCATAGAATGCTGCGGGCGGAAGATCAAATATCGATTTCGTCTTGTAGAACATGCCTTGATCCACGTCAATCCCAAAGCATTTCAGTGTCAATATTGCCAAAAGTGTTTGGCAAACAAAAATTCGTTGTTAAGTCATAAGCATTTTCTACATTTCGACCAACTCACTGATGACGAAAAGAAACAAATAAGCAGTGTACACATCAGCATTTGTCCAGTTTGTGGCAAATCATTTACATATCGCACAGGACTCCATGCCCACATGAGGTCAATTCATTTTGAAGAATATTACAAAAGAAAAGCAAGTACAAGTATAACAAATGTGCCCTAA
- the LOC106085282 gene encoding transcription factor grauzone isoform X1, whose amino-acid sequence MSGTNVCRLCRSSCNDSIRLRDANGRCNEVYNIAKKYFKPKYLDVDRGCSTPNAVLCMECWRHITGFNSFHQTIQLLLDNLHNDEEQNVEEESTSQEFLNAKIEESSEVITITDDFDENDAATTSTTNPMAGFSAGQLVVTDCAVQFSTDVGDYLENTSGSNDIKSTEDIAPQIEEPYDIDDDFEAEGGDVFIVDEFDNWDPEAVDSVSSTDNQLVELTNRPGSPENSSSHSGTKERKTTSEIDATIAKWRPQLECHVCSGKFPTFSDVKKHFGQQHPGKEFYIACCGRKIKYRFRVEEHAAFHINPQAFQCQLCGRCFSAKCSLDGHHHFQHSLKNKNSEDTFLDKCHFCPKTFTYRTGVYQHMRAYHAEELAKRREAAINSRFEKQNHFELPPNKKKHGKMIFDICKICSKSFTYRTGLYTHMKSHHPEEFAKRNKRKR is encoded by the exons ATGTCAGGGACCAATGTCTGTCGCCTGTGCAGAAGTAGCTGTAACGACAGTATACGTTTGCGCGATGCAAACGGTCGATGCAATGAAGTATACAATATCgccaaaaaatatttcaaacctAAG TATCTAGACGTGGACCGTGGATGTTCAACACCAAATGCGGTTCTATGCATGGAATGTTGGCGCCATATAACCGGATTCAACAGTTTCCATCAGACAATACAGCTCTTACTGGATAATCTTCACAATGATGAAGAGCAGAACGTAGAAGAAGAATCAACATCGCAAGAGTTCCTTAATGCAAAGATAGAAGAATCTTCCGAGGTGATTACTATAACAGATGACTTTGATGAAAATGATGCAGCTACCACATCTACAACAAATCCCATGGCGGGTTTCAGTGCAGGACAATTGGTCGTTACTGACTGTGCcgtacaattttcaactgacGTCGGAGATTATCTGGAAAATACTTCAGGCTCTAATGACATTAAATCTACTGAAGATATAGCTCCACAAATCGAAGAGCCATATGATATCGATGATGATTTCGAAGCGGAAGGTGGAGATGTTTTTATTGTTGATGAGTTTGACAATTGGGATCCGGAGGCAGTTGATTCCGTATCCAGTACGGATAACCAGTTAGTGGAATTAACAAATAGGCCTGGCTCGCCTGAAAACTCATCGTCCCATAGTGGGACAAAGGAGAGGAAGACTACCTCAGAAATCGATGCAACAATTGCCAAATGGAGGCCACAATTGGAGTGCCATGTTTGCTCTGGCAAATTTCCAACATTTTCCGACGTTAAAAAGCACTTTGGTCAGCAACACCCCGGCAAGGAATTTTATATTGCATGTTGCGGACGCAAAATCAAATACCGCTTCCGTGTGGAGGAACATGCCGCCTTTCACATTAATCCCCAGGCATTCCAATGCCAATTATGTGGAAGATGTTTCTCCGCAAAATGCAGTTTAGATGGCCACCATCACTTTCAACATTCCCTCAAAAATAAGAATTCCGAAGATACCTTTCTTGATAAATgtcatttttgcccaaaaacgTTTACTTATCGTACAGGGGTGTACCAGCATATGAGAGCATACCATGCCGAAGAGCTGGCCAAGCGAAGAGAAGCTGCCATAAACTCCAGGTTCGAGAAGCAAAATCATTTTGAACTTCCGCCCAACAAGAAGAAACACGGTAAAATGATTTTTGACATATGTaaaatttgctcaaaatcgTTTACCTATCGTACAGGATTGTACACCCATATGAAGTCTCACCATCCCGAAGAATTCGCCAaacgaaataaaagaaaacgttaa